One genomic segment of Corynebacterium durum includes these proteins:
- a CDS encoding dynamin family protein, producing MKTEIRTGQEADHSDIEDRATKLLTTITDKILRQYKLDDISDLAVARASSTQQTRSVVVVGEVKRGKSSLVNAIVGKRNASPVGVNVTTSTAIALTSETDELREGQACLFYPDGEKIVRLNEVGEWINAGAVRAAQEDADSLPTRATIPIRRMPLEGVTIVDTPGVGGLDPKLSALAKVSVDQACVLVIVCDASTTITKPEMDFIRDTGSEIEAIIVAVTKTDKHLVRWQEIVEQNKKLLREHIGRDIPVVGVSSLLAVIGSEMSMAAGGGKVLELSGINDLNALIAGKFRIAEHLPLANGLRIATKGLRDLSEDLQQRLEILREGDAAVPDLSNRLEELKQLKKEGESWDYYLGRDLTLIRQESMDQLEQKLDTIRESWTERINKNGMAVLRKNPQYFTAEMEREFQTAIGETLTYFSTELENRIVKPRFVDSDVIWEQIRNEVSSAFIGKELQTHTVQTKRQGLLDPMMLMMGMSGGSMLGGVIGTMVSFTGLGAIVGVSWVAFNVGFRAMRSGKTNLLNWMRETTATSKMFTSKILEAAIANARPAIQLRYREYLKDMLDTTQKQIQEAERVAKADQASREKRKKTLEKNITIINKNITAAEKMITELTSQVARRGQQG from the coding sequence GTGAAAACAGAGATACGTACAGGTCAAGAGGCTGATCACAGCGACATTGAAGACCGCGCAACCAAGCTCCTGACAACCATTACCGATAAAATCCTGCGTCAATACAAGCTTGATGACATTAGCGATCTTGCCGTCGCCCGCGCATCAAGCACGCAGCAAACACGATCGGTCGTTGTTGTTGGAGAGGTTAAACGCGGCAAAAGTTCTCTGGTAAACGCGATCGTCGGCAAGCGAAATGCCTCACCTGTGGGCGTGAATGTCACAACATCAACGGCGATTGCTCTGACCTCCGAGACGGATGAGTTACGGGAGGGCCAAGCCTGCCTGTTCTACCCCGACGGTGAAAAAATCGTGCGCCTCAATGAGGTGGGTGAATGGATCAATGCTGGTGCCGTGCGCGCCGCGCAAGAGGACGCGGATTCCCTGCCCACCCGCGCCACCATTCCGATCCGAAGGATGCCGCTGGAGGGTGTCACCATTGTGGATACCCCGGGTGTGGGCGGGTTGGACCCGAAGCTGTCGGCGCTGGCGAAAGTGTCGGTGGATCAGGCGTGTGTGCTGGTGATCGTGTGCGATGCGTCGACCACCATCACCAAGCCCGAGATGGATTTTATCCGTGATACCGGTTCCGAAATCGAAGCCATCATCGTGGCCGTCACCAAGACCGACAAGCACCTTGTGCGCTGGCAGGAAATCGTGGAGCAGAACAAGAAACTCCTGCGTGAGCACATCGGCCGCGATATTCCCGTGGTGGGCGTGTCCAGCCTGCTCGCAGTGATTGGTTCGGAAATGTCCATGGCGGCAGGTGGCGGCAAAGTGCTGGAACTATCCGGCATCAACGACCTCAATGCGCTGATCGCCGGCAAATTCCGCATCGCCGAGCATCTTCCGCTGGCCAATGGCCTGCGCATCGCGACCAAAGGACTCCGCGACCTCAGCGAGGACCTGCAGCAACGGCTGGAGATTCTGCGGGAAGGCGACGCCGCCGTCCCCGACCTATCCAACCGGCTCGAAGAACTCAAACAGCTCAAAAAAGAAGGCGAAAGCTGGGACTACTACCTCGGCCGCGACCTCACCCTCATCCGGCAGGAGTCCATGGACCAGCTGGAACAAAAACTCGATACCATCCGCGAATCCTGGACCGAGCGCATCAACAAAAACGGCATGGCTGTGCTGCGCAAAAACCCGCAGTACTTCACCGCAGAAATGGAACGCGAATTCCAGACTGCCATCGGCGAAACACTCACCTACTTTTCCACCGAGCTGGAAAACAGGATCGTCAAACCCAGGTTCGTTGACTCTGACGTCATCTGGGAACAAATCAGAAACGAAGTCAGCTCCGCCTTCATTGGAAAAGAACTACAAACCCACACTGTGCAGACAAAACGCCAAGGGCTTCTCGACCCCATGATGCTCATGATGGGCATGTCCGGCGGCTCCATGCTCGGCGGGGTGATAGGCACCATGGTGAGCTTCACCGGCCTTGGCGCCATCGTCGGCGTCAGCTGGGTGGCCTTCAACGTGGGCTTCCGCGCCATGCGCTCCGGCAAAACCAACCTGCTCAACTGGATGCGCGAAACCACCGCCACCTCAAAAATGTTCACCTCCAAAATCCTTGAAGCAGCCATCGCCAACGCCCGGCCCGCCATCCAACTCCGCTACCGCGAATACCTCAAAGACATGCTGGACACCACCCAAAAACAAATCCAGGAAGCCGAGCGCGTGGCCAAAGCCGACCAGGCCAGCCGCGAAAAGCGCAAAAAGACGCTGGAAAAGAACATCACCATCATCAACAAAAACATCACCGCGGCGGAAAAAATGATCACCGAACTCACCTCGCAGGTAGCCCGCCGCGGACAGCAAGGATAA
- a CDS encoding DUF7373 family lipoprotein, with product MKKLKASVVALLSVTLLSACGNLPNPLSKSQDGSTGQTSTATDAVGAGKESDAAKAFDTGGFKTEPLKPIPDPTPETGHITESFLLAEYVPMPYEVDPVLSKGKGGRAVLGAGNLGMIASNRAVDMLKAYDNRLQSGYYNSAEAPKARAVDPAMTTFQVVLRYDSPATAQEVAQKLAEEITAPVAEGELAVSYVPDSIPNMPNTYAAHYTSESTGETDYSAFTPYNEYVVYTWTSTPVGQEQWSRDYVKKSYDKQIPLLEQFPGIKTPAGYGKATNYPPHDPNNIAIYALQKREGDSAQVPGTYGPRGTAAFYSNTKNIYDTITQAGSVKNGKAVSLVFRADNDFGAQAILNSFMSKDLQAGAKQYDEPQGVPGTSCTENEEVNGTQYACYVTNGRYVADVSDRTYTNKPQDKADKKQLVSQMAAAQYEILKKADQKIENVKN from the coding sequence ATGAAGAAGCTGAAGGCCAGCGTCGTAGCTTTGCTCAGCGTTACGCTGCTATCTGCTTGCGGAAACTTGCCTAACCCGTTAAGCAAGTCTCAGGACGGCTCGACCGGGCAGACATCCACCGCTACCGACGCTGTCGGCGCAGGAAAGGAGTCGGACGCCGCCAAAGCTTTTGACACCGGCGGATTCAAGACGGAGCCACTCAAACCGATACCGGATCCCACCCCAGAAACTGGTCACATTACTGAGTCGTTTTTGCTGGCAGAGTACGTGCCCATGCCGTATGAAGTTGATCCTGTGTTGAGTAAAGGTAAGGGTGGCCGCGCAGTTCTCGGTGCGGGTAACTTGGGGATGATTGCATCCAATCGGGCTGTCGATATGCTGAAAGCGTATGACAACAGATTGCAATCCGGCTACTATAATTCGGCGGAAGCTCCCAAAGCTCGGGCTGTGGATCCAGCGATGACCACATTTCAGGTAGTGCTGCGCTATGACAGCCCTGCAACCGCGCAAGAGGTGGCGCAGAAGCTGGCTGAGGAAATTACCGCGCCTGTCGCTGAAGGTGAGTTGGCTGTGTCTTATGTACCAGACTCTATCCCCAACATGCCCAACACTTACGCAGCGCATTATACATCGGAGAGTACAGGAGAGACAGACTATAGCGCGTTTACTCCCTACAATGAGTATGTAGTCTATACATGGACATCGACGCCTGTTGGTCAGGAACAATGGAGTCGAGACTATGTCAAAAAATCCTACGACAAGCAGATTCCATTGCTGGAGCAGTTCCCGGGCATAAAAACTCCAGCAGGATACGGTAAAGCTACAAATTATCCACCCCACGATCCCAACAACATTGCCATCTATGCTTTGCAAAAACGTGAGGGGGATTCTGCGCAGGTCCCAGGTACGTATGGTCCGCGTGGTACGGCAGCGTTTTACTCCAATACCAAAAACATCTACGACACTATTACGCAAGCTGGATCAGTGAAGAATGGTAAGGCGGTCTCGCTTGTGTTCCGTGCCGATAATGATTTTGGTGCCCAAGCGATCCTCAACTCCTTCATGTCCAAGGATCTGCAAGCCGGGGCAAAACAGTACGATGAACCGCAGGGCGTTCCAGGTACTAGCTGTACCGAGAACGAAGAGGTGAATGGTACTCAATATGCTTGTTACGTGACTAATGGCCGTTATGTTGCTGATGTTAGCGACCGCACCTACACCAACAAACCGCAAGACAAGGCTGACAAGAAGCAGCTAGTCTCACAGATGGCCGCGGCACAATATGAGATTCTGAAGAAAGCTGATCAGAAGATCGAAAACGTCAAAAACTAG
- a CDS encoding Hsp70 family protein, producing the protein MSGTNWTIGIDFGTSNTAAAHTNPVKGTVEAVNLSHNRTTMSSSVYVESPEQIDVGDVAMDKAESNPAGFIPAPKRVIPQQMFQVNGYDLSASMPVAAVLSSVVQRVSREHGNVQPSELVLTHPEAWSSNEIKVLLDAAAQLGLSAAKITTISEPQAAAHYYSRAKALQPGQRIAVFDFGGGTLDVAVLEANDNDAFDVIAARGDNTLGGKTFDAMMRRWVDQQLDDRNPELLDYFRTQAPLQERHALEDSIRRAKELLSEASYATVVVSGGGETERFQITRAEFEEIISPALDKAAALTRATLADAGITNAEDLVALYLTGGSSRIPLVQDRLKNFGPLATLDDPKTVVAQGAISALGPIVRGMTPHNMGADAPTMQEPAQGGVDFGSSGYGTPNYGTTNYGASAPSATAPAGQVASATPAASTSAPTKTRRNLIIAAAAVVAVAAIGATTLYLLGNRNSEETTTTQPTAAATSSASAGNLVSREAVIAAAPSKFRESLDKCELNGTTETGRLKVQCQIKEGSSAYSYFARDSTSVPIVTFNIDPDSSDIERRRITEGWYDTRNKDTETVENGNKTAAAFIYSDTATSGSNNKYSLAYSSTETNLILTSSDLKDKESAKAYLQAAGLM; encoded by the coding sequence ATGTCCGGGACAAACTGGACCATTGGCATTGACTTTGGAACCTCCAACACGGCGGCGGCGCACACAAACCCCGTCAAGGGAACCGTTGAGGCGGTGAATCTTAGCCACAACCGCACTACTATGTCCTCGTCCGTGTACGTCGAATCACCCGAGCAGATCGACGTTGGCGACGTCGCTATGGACAAGGCTGAGTCCAACCCTGCGGGTTTCATTCCGGCACCCAAGCGCGTGATCCCGCAGCAAATGTTCCAGGTCAACGGCTATGATCTGTCCGCCTCCATGCCGGTTGCTGCGGTGTTGTCCTCCGTAGTGCAGCGCGTGTCTCGCGAACATGGCAACGTACAGCCTTCCGAACTGGTGCTCACCCACCCGGAGGCGTGGTCCTCCAACGAGATTAAGGTTCTGCTGGATGCCGCTGCCCAACTGGGCTTGTCGGCGGCGAAAATCACCACCATTTCCGAGCCTCAGGCTGCCGCGCACTACTATTCCCGAGCAAAAGCCCTGCAGCCGGGGCAACGCATCGCTGTGTTCGACTTCGGCGGTGGCACATTGGACGTTGCCGTGCTGGAAGCCAATGACAATGATGCCTTCGATGTGATTGCTGCCCGCGGCGATAACACACTGGGTGGAAAAACCTTCGATGCGATGATGCGCAGGTGGGTTGACCAGCAGCTTGATGACCGCAACCCAGAACTCCTGGATTACTTCCGCACCCAGGCACCTCTGCAGGAACGCCACGCGCTGGAAGATTCCATCCGCCGTGCTAAGGAACTTCTCTCTGAGGCTTCCTACGCCACGGTAGTGGTCAGCGGCGGTGGTGAGACCGAACGTTTTCAGATCACTCGCGCCGAATTTGAAGAGATTATTTCCCCGGCATTGGATAAAGCTGCGGCGCTGACCCGAGCCACGCTTGCCGACGCGGGAATCACCAACGCTGAGGATCTTGTTGCGTTATATCTCACCGGCGGCTCATCACGTATTCCGCTTGTGCAGGACCGCCTCAAGAATTTTGGACCACTCGCCACATTGGATGACCCGAAAACCGTGGTCGCTCAAGGTGCCATTTCCGCCTTAGGCCCCATCGTTCGCGGCATGACCCCGCACAACATGGGTGCAGATGCCCCGACTATGCAAGAACCGGCTCAGGGTGGAGTGGACTTCGGGTCATCCGGCTATGGTACTCCGAACTATGGCACAACGAATTACGGTGCATCAGCACCTAGTGCGACAGCACCCGCAGGGCAGGTGGCCTCGGCGACCCCTGCGGCGTCGACAAGCGCGCCCACGAAAACCCGCAGAAACCTGATCATTGCAGCAGCAGCGGTTGTTGCAGTGGCAGCGATTGGTGCAACGACGTTGTATCTGTTGGGCAACCGTAATTCGGAGGAAACGACCACGACACAACCAACCGCAGCGGCTACTAGCAGTGCAAGCGCGGGCAACTTGGTGAGTCGTGAGGCAGTGATTGCCGCTGCCCCGTCCAAGTTCAGGGAAAGCCTGGATAAATGCGAACTCAACGGAACTACTGAGACTGGTCGACTGAAAGTTCAATGCCAGATCAAGGAAGGAAGTTCCGCGTATAGTTACTTCGCTAGGGACTCGACATCGGTTCCCATAGTAACGTTCAACATCGACCCTGACAGCTCGGATATTGAGCGTCGTCGTATCACTGAAGGCTGGTACGACACACGCAACAAAGACACTGAAACCGTGGAAAACGGCAACAAAACCGCAGCTGCGTTTATCTACTCTGACACCGCAACGTCCGGTAGCAACAACAAATACTCATTGGCCTACTCCAGTACTGAGACAAACCTCATCCTGACCAGCTCTGATCTGAAGGACAAGGAATCTGCAAAGGCCTATCTCCAGGCGGCCGGACTGATGTAG
- a CDS encoding C39 family peptidase, with the protein MTSMDGYDDHSMFDELNSLIDPSDLEDDSFNESFDDMGHDHPFADPFVDPIADDPAVNIPDDGLPVVPDLHDHPIDPTTHDPAVQDPAVQDPAVADPNMVDPDTVDIDDADPGHADPAPAPEVHDPTTHDPVIDAPAPDPAPESDPSLDVPAPGEEPALDDDGVYGNSYEWNSDWFYQQVDGYCGPTSVAIIANEFSDAGITDPQVMVDQAYNMGLTQDISEGLYMEDIQTLLDASGVPCETVTSSMDDLAARLDAGCGVIAAVDSGELWGDSADAAGEDNMPDHALVVSEIDTNTGMVTLEDPGNPDGNGTQVPISQFEDAWADSGFQMVATTEGDPDLGGTSDNPQLAFVNVTGSDVIQ; encoded by the coding sequence ATGACCTCCATGGACGGATATGACGACCACTCCATGTTCGATGAGTTGAACTCGCTCATTGACCCGAGCGACCTCGAAGACGATTCTTTCAATGAGTCCTTCGACGATATGGGGCATGATCACCCCTTCGCAGATCCGTTCGTGGATCCCATTGCCGACGACCCGGCTGTCAATATCCCGGATGACGGCCTCCCTGTTGTGCCTGATCTGCACGATCATCCCATCGATCCGACCACGCACGACCCTGCCGTGCAGGACCCCGCAGTGCAGGACCCCGCCGTTGCTGACCCCAACATGGTGGATCCAGATACCGTGGACATTGACGATGCTGATCCCGGTCATGCCGACCCTGCCCCCGCACCGGAAGTCCACGACCCAACCACCCATGATCCGGTTATCGACGCCCCCGCTCCCGATCCTGCGCCCGAATCCGACCCGTCCCTTGATGTTCCTGCTCCAGGGGAGGAGCCCGCACTGGATGATGATGGCGTGTACGGCAACTCCTACGAGTGGAACTCTGACTGGTTCTACCAACAGGTAGATGGTTATTGCGGCCCCACCTCCGTGGCCATTATTGCCAACGAGTTCTCTGACGCTGGCATCACCGACCCGCAGGTTATGGTGGACCAGGCGTACAACATGGGCCTCACGCAGGACATTTCCGAAGGCTTGTATATGGAGGATATTCAGACATTGCTGGATGCCTCCGGCGTGCCCTGTGAGACTGTTACGAGTTCTATGGATGACCTCGCCGCTCGCCTTGACGCTGGTTGCGGCGTGATTGCCGCCGTGGATTCCGGCGAGCTGTGGGGCGATTCCGCTGATGCGGCTGGCGAAGATAATATGCCAGATCACGCGCTCGTTGTCTCTGAGATTGATACCAATACAGGCATGGTCACCCTGGAAGATCCGGGTAACCCTGATGGGAATGGCACTCAGGTCCCGATCAGTCAGTTTGAGGATGCCTGGGCAGACAGTGGCTTCCAGATGGTGGCCACCACCGAGGGTGACCCTGATCTGGGTGGGACTAGCGACAACCCGCAACTCGCTTTTGTTAACGTGACAGGTAGTGATGTTATTCAGTAA
- a CDS encoding RNA polymerase sigma factor: MNDDAELLSKAREGDERAFAELVTRYQHIAWSVCMRITENQHDAEDALQHALASTWKNLSRFRGESKFGTWFYRIASNAAVALVRKRKQEKPIDDDEDGYFIQLEDTAAAFEEQLADHDRLSIALQQINADSREALVLAEVAGLTYAEIAVHQNASLSAVKVRIHRAKKKLADLLEK, translated from the coding sequence ATGAATGATGATGCTGAGCTTCTAAGCAAAGCACGCGAGGGCGACGAGCGTGCCTTCGCGGAACTTGTCACCAGGTATCAACACATTGCCTGGAGCGTATGCATGCGCATTACCGAAAACCAGCATGATGCAGAGGACGCACTTCAGCATGCGCTGGCCTCAACGTGGAAAAATCTGTCTCGCTTTCGCGGCGAATCGAAATTTGGCACCTGGTTCTACCGCATCGCCAGCAACGCGGCCGTAGCGTTAGTGCGCAAACGCAAGCAAGAAAAACCCATTGACGATGATGAAGACGGTTATTTCATCCAGCTGGAGGACACAGCAGCCGCCTTTGAAGAACAACTTGCTGACCATGACCGGCTCAGTATCGCACTGCAACAGATCAATGCTGATTCCCGCGAAGCACTCGTCCTCGCGGAAGTGGCGGGGCTAACATACGCAGAAATAGCGGTCCACCAGAATGCTTCCCTGTCTGCGGTGAAAGTGCGTATTCACCGCGCAAAGAAGAAACTGGCGGACCTTCTGGAAAAGTAG
- the leuA gene encoding 2-isopropylmalate synthase produces the protein MAPSDAFISAPRDISTPAGPRPDGQPAWNKQRNSSMPVKRYHPFEVEVEKIELPDRTWPDKVVDSAPQWCAVDLRDGNQALIDPMSSERKHRMFELLVRMGYKEIEVGFPSASQTDFDFIRDIIENSLIPDDVTIQVLVQAREHLIRRTFEACEGAKNVIVHLYNSTSILQRNVVFRKDKDSIKKLATDAAQLIKEIATEYPNTNWRWEYTPESFTGTEVAYAKEVCDAVVEVMDPTPENPIIVNLPSTVEMTTPNVYADAIEWMHRNLNRRDSIILSLHPHNDRGTGVAAAELGYMAGADRIEGCLFGNGERTGNVCLVTLGLNLLTQGVDPQIDFSDIEQIRRTVEYCNQLRVPERHPYGGDLVFTAFSGSHQDAVNKGLDAMAAKLRPGASHTDVSWEELQDIEWEVPYLPIDPKDVGRTYEAVIRVNSQSGKGGVAYIMKTDHGLTLPRPMQVEFSSVVQNVTDAEGGEVESKHMFDIFAQEYLDRTTPLEQVSMQVDAAKTENDTATITAQIRFNGKDVTVTGTGNGPVSAYANALESIGVDVEVQEYTQHALSAGDDAAAAAYIYAEVNGQKVWGVGIARSITYASLKAVTSAVNRALG, from the coding sequence ATGGCCCCCTCTGATGCATTTATCTCCGCCCCACGTGACATTTCCACCCCGGCCGGCCCCCGACCCGACGGCCAGCCCGCGTGGAATAAGCAACGCAACTCCTCTATGCCCGTGAAGCGCTACCATCCGTTTGAGGTTGAGGTGGAGAAAATCGAGCTGCCCGACCGTACCTGGCCAGACAAGGTGGTTGATTCCGCACCGCAGTGGTGTGCGGTGGACCTGCGCGACGGCAACCAGGCCCTGATCGATCCGATGAGCTCCGAGCGCAAGCACCGCATGTTTGAACTGCTGGTGCGTATGGGCTACAAGGAGATTGAAGTGGGTTTCCCCTCTGCCTCCCAGACTGATTTTGATTTCATACGGGACATTATCGAAAACAGCCTCATTCCCGACGACGTGACCATCCAGGTACTGGTGCAGGCCCGTGAGCATCTGATCCGGCGCACCTTTGAAGCCTGCGAGGGCGCAAAAAATGTGATTGTGCACTTGTACAATTCCACATCGATCCTGCAGCGCAACGTGGTGTTCCGCAAAGACAAGGACTCCATTAAGAAGCTGGCTACAGACGCGGCGCAGCTGATCAAGGAGATTGCCACCGAGTACCCAAACACGAATTGGCGCTGGGAGTACACCCCCGAGTCCTTTACCGGCACGGAGGTTGCCTACGCCAAGGAGGTGTGTGACGCCGTGGTGGAGGTCATGGATCCCACACCCGAGAATCCGATTATTGTGAATCTGCCCTCCACCGTGGAGATGACCACGCCGAACGTGTACGCCGATGCCATCGAGTGGATGCACCGCAACCTGAACCGCCGGGATTCCATCATTTTGTCGCTGCACCCCCACAATGATCGTGGCACGGGTGTTGCCGCTGCGGAACTGGGCTACATGGCTGGTGCGGACCGCATTGAGGGCTGCCTGTTTGGCAATGGTGAACGCACCGGCAACGTCTGCCTGGTCACCTTGGGCTTGAACCTGCTGACCCAGGGTGTGGACCCCCAAATCGATTTCTCCGACATTGAGCAGATCCGCCGCACAGTGGAGTACTGCAACCAGCTGCGCGTGCCAGAACGCCACCCCTACGGCGGTGACCTGGTGTTTACCGCCTTCTCCGGTTCCCACCAGGATGCCGTGAACAAGGGTCTGGACGCCATGGCCGCTAAGCTGCGCCCCGGCGCGAGCCACACCGATGTGAGTTGGGAGGAGCTGCAGGATATTGAATGGGAGGTTCCCTACCTGCCGATTGACCCGAAGGATGTGGGCCGGACCTACGAGGCCGTGATCCGCGTGAACAGCCAGTCCGGCAAGGGCGGTGTCGCCTACATCATGAAGACGGATCATGGTTTGACCCTGCCGCGTCCCATGCAGGTGGAGTTTTCCTCCGTGGTTCAGAACGTCACTGATGCCGAAGGCGGCGAGGTGGAGTCGAAGCACATGTTCGACATTTTCGCCCAGGAGTACTTGGATCGGACCACTCCGTTGGAGCAGGTGTCCATGCAAGTTGACGCCGCGAAAACGGAGAATGATACCGCCACCATTACCGCCCAGATCCGCTTCAACGGCAAGGACGTGACGGTGACAGGCACGGGTAACGGCCCGGTGTCGGCATATGCAAACGCCCTGGAATCCATTGGGGTGGACGTTGAGGTGCAGGAGTACACGCAGCATGCGCTGAGTGCGGGTGACGACGCCGCGGCTGCCGCCTACATCTACGCCGAGGTTAACGGGCAGAAGGTCTGGGGTGTGGGGATCGCCCGCTCCATCACCTACGCTTCCTTGAAGGCCGTGACGTCCGCGGTTAACCGCGCGCTTGGCTAG
- a CDS encoding serine hydrolase domain-containing protein: MKALISLLGVILAMAFMASPAHAQSHENDRYQKLADDLKTPGLAVVTFDANGVTDEHYVGVDSNSNPIGPDSLFIWGSISKSFTSALAMMLAEQGKIDLNAPLTRYYPEFQGTALGNNGATVTDLIHHTAGLPRELNPYPHNLQSVIDGVKDLPSVDPVGTHSYSNISYILLQQLIERATGESYSTLLETYVDPATGVTPLSRAATINSTVPAGYAPFFTGNLAVREPIQDYEIGEGNLAGTGRQLADYGAWLLRQHQAGQLPSTLSKVSTTDDYEYGAGLFYEQFDGTQLVYHSGAVPGFKSYMGFNQQTGKGVVVLYNVMGLRDQMNTGIVTPTLVFAEETLGVTPKQQSSNTHWGDVIVYTQTALIVLALLTIGRVIYTWVRRTPPARSTRRRVITIVAALVLGIGSVLTLVFGPVALLGFTLPLLYITAPDLMLQCWILAAEIAVLTGLIVIRQIAQGKTPSM; encoded by the coding sequence ATGAAAGCACTCATATCCCTGCTGGGGGTGATTCTTGCTATGGCCTTCATGGCAAGCCCAGCACATGCTCAATCACATGAGAATGACCGTTACCAGAAACTCGCAGACGATCTTAAAACACCCGGTCTTGCGGTGGTCACCTTTGATGCCAACGGCGTGACCGATGAACACTACGTCGGTGTTGATTCAAACAGCAACCCCATCGGCCCGGATTCCCTGTTCATATGGGGATCCATTTCTAAATCGTTCACGTCCGCACTGGCGATGATGTTAGCTGAACAAGGAAAAATTGATCTCAATGCGCCCCTCACCAGGTACTATCCCGAATTCCAAGGAACAGCACTGGGCAATAATGGTGCCACCGTCACTGACCTCATACACCACACGGCAGGACTGCCCCGAGAACTCAATCCCTATCCCCACAACCTGCAAAGTGTCATTGACGGGGTAAAAGACCTACCATCAGTCGACCCGGTCGGCACGCATTCCTACTCAAACATCAGCTACATATTGCTGCAGCAACTGATAGAACGCGCCACTGGGGAATCGTATAGCACGCTGTTAGAAACCTACGTGGATCCGGCGACCGGCGTGACTCCTCTTAGCCGCGCAGCCACGATAAACAGCACTGTCCCCGCAGGCTACGCACCCTTCTTCACTGGAAACCTAGCGGTGCGGGAGCCTATTCAGGACTACGAAATCGGCGAAGGCAACCTCGCCGGGACTGGAAGGCAACTCGCCGACTACGGGGCGTGGCTACTCCGCCAACACCAAGCCGGCCAGCTACCAAGCACCTTGTCCAAGGTCTCCACCACTGATGATTACGAGTACGGCGCGGGGCTTTTCTACGAGCAGTTCGATGGAACACAGCTGGTATATCACAGCGGGGCTGTTCCTGGATTCAAATCCTACATGGGCTTCAATCAGCAAACCGGCAAGGGCGTCGTGGTGCTCTACAACGTCATGGGGCTTCGTGATCAGATGAACACTGGCATCGTCACGCCGACACTGGTCTTCGCGGAGGAAACCCTGGGTGTGACGCCCAAGCAACAATCCTCCAACACCCACTGGGGTGACGTGATTGTGTATACCCAAACCGCGCTCATTGTGCTTGCTCTGCTGACCATCGGCCGCGTGATATACACGTGGGTGCGTCGCACTCCCCCGGCGCGAAGCACAAGGCGCAGGGTGATCACCATTGTCGCAGCTCTTGTACTAGGGATTGGCAGCGTGCTGACCCTCGTGTTCGGACCAGTGGCTCTTCTCGGTTTCACGTTGCCGCTGTTGTATATAACTGCCCCCGATCTCATGCTGCAATGTTGGATTCTCGCGGCGGAGATCGCCGTGCTCACCGGCCTGATCGTTATCCGTCAGATCGCCCAGGGGAAGACGCCCAGCATGTAG